In one Nitrospirota bacterium genomic region, the following are encoded:
- a CDS encoding TldD/PmbA family protein, whose product MQALEEGAIERILETILIESRRLKARQWEAYVAHLAEQSIEVKGQEIHARDRAETTTLGVRLLLDGRMGFSYATQLTPDAVRRALQFAAGTARCLDADEHHAFPKSTPAPLPAVNLYDAHVPSTPDEEKIKLALELEASSLRAHRAVKRVRKSAYDEIFGTVYLANSNGLQSSYSKTYCSLSLMAVAEKGGESENAWDFQFSSFLHELDAEALGKKVARKAVSRLGGRVPKTRECPVVLENHVAAEFLSLLAPSFLVENTMKKKSLWGDAVGRLILSKHLTLVDNGLETRGANAAPFDGEGVPAQRSTVVERGLLRTLLCDTYWGNKSRRGSTGNARRGASQSAPVLAPSNLHVEAGTWSPDRLHSECGSGVLITEVIGLHTADPISGEFSLGAVGQEIAKGKPAGPLRGFGIAGNLKTLFKHVDAVANDLRFMGSIGSPSLLVSNLQISGN is encoded by the coding sequence GTGCAGGCTTTGGAAGAGGGCGCGATTGAACGGATCCTGGAAACGATCCTGATCGAATCCAGGCGCCTCAAGGCCCGCCAGTGGGAAGCCTACGTAGCCCATCTCGCGGAGCAAAGCATCGAAGTCAAAGGGCAGGAGATCCATGCGAGAGACCGTGCAGAGACGACGACCCTAGGGGTCCGCCTCCTTCTAGACGGACGCATGGGCTTTTCATATGCCACTCAACTCACGCCGGATGCCGTGCGCCGGGCGCTTCAATTTGCCGCGGGAACGGCTCGGTGCCTGGATGCGGACGAACACCATGCCTTCCCCAAGTCGACACCCGCACCACTCCCCGCGGTCAACCTGTACGACGCACACGTCCCTTCCACGCCCGATGAGGAGAAGATCAAGCTCGCGCTCGAGCTGGAAGCCTCCTCGCTCCGGGCCCACCGGGCCGTGAAGCGCGTTCGGAAGTCCGCCTACGATGAGATCTTCGGAACGGTCTATCTCGCCAATTCGAACGGACTCCAGTCGAGTTACTCGAAAACCTATTGCAGTCTGAGTCTCATGGCCGTGGCGGAGAAAGGCGGAGAATCGGAAAACGCGTGGGATTTCCAATTTTCCTCGTTTCTCCACGAACTCGACGCCGAAGCGCTCGGGAAAAAAGTCGCCCGCAAAGCCGTATCCCGACTGGGAGGCCGTGTTCCGAAAACCCGGGAGTGTCCCGTGGTCCTGGAAAACCACGTGGCCGCCGAATTTCTATCCCTCCTTGCGCCCTCGTTTCTCGTCGAGAATACGATGAAGAAGAAGTCGCTTTGGGGCGATGCGGTGGGCCGGTTGATCCTCTCGAAACATCTCACGCTGGTCGACAATGGCTTGGAAACCCGCGGGGCGAACGCGGCGCCCTTCGACGGCGAAGGCGTGCCGGCCCAGCGCTCCACGGTTGTGGAACGAGGCCTGCTTCGCACCCTCCTCTGCGACACTTACTGGGGCAACAAGAGCCGGCGCGGCTCGACGGGAAACGCGCGGCGCGGCGCGAGCCAATCTGCCCCCGTCCTCGCACCCTCCAACTTGCACGTGGAAGCCGGAACGTGGTCTCCGGACCGTCTCCATTCAGAGTGCGGAAGCGGCGTGCTCATCACGGAGGTCATCGGCCTCCACACGGCAGATCCAATTTCGGGCGAATTCTCGCTCGGCGCCGTGGGGCAGGAGATTGCGAAAGGGAAGCCCGCCGGCCCCCTTCGCGGATTCGGGATTGCGGGGAACCTGAAAACGCTTTTCAAGCACGTGGATGCCGTGGCCAACGACCTCCGATTCATGGGATCGATCGGCTCCCCCTCGCTCCTCGTCTCAAACCTTCAGATCAGCGGGAACTGA
- a CDS encoding N-acetyltransferase, which translates to MIRPATTSDIPKILRLISQEAQRGEILPRDEEDITKDLPTIVVATNRSRSMIGTCALKIYSPELCEIRSLVVDAGHRGQDWGIKLVRRCLRQARKLGLRRVFALTYRPEFFKRTGFAVADRLSFPQKVWKDCVYCSRFKDCQEIAVIREL; encoded by the coding sequence ATGATCCGTCCCGCCACCACCTCGGACATCCCGAAAATCCTGCGTCTCATCTCGCAGGAGGCGCAAAGGGGGGAAATCCTGCCGCGCGACGAGGAGGACATCACGAAGGACCTCCCCACCATTGTCGTGGCAACCAACCGATCGAGGAGTATGATCGGAACGTGCGCCCTCAAAATCTACTCTCCGGAGTTGTGCGAGATCCGATCGCTCGTGGTCGACGCCGGCCATCGCGGCCAGGATTGGGGCATCAAACTCGTGCGGCGCTGCCTGCGGCAGGCGCGCAAACTCGGCCTGCGCCGGGTGTTCGCACTCACCTACCGGCCCGAGTTTTTCAAGCGGACCGGATTCGCCGTGGCCGATCGTCTCAGCTTTCCACAGAAGGTGTGGAAAGACTGTGTCTACTGCTCGCGGTTTAAGGACTGCCAGGAAATCGCCGTCATCCGGGAGTTGTAA